One genomic window of Paenisporosarcina antarctica includes the following:
- a CDS encoding N-acetyldiaminopimelate deacetylase — translation MKTLQQIRRELHQIPEIGFQEFKTQAYLLEEIHALNQQRLTIVKWRTGIVVHVKGLNPKKTIGWRTDMDGLPISEQTSLSFQSTHEGYMHACGHDIHMTVALGLLRQINKAPINDSMVFLFQPAEEGPGGALPMREWLKEHHQDLLPDVILAFHVAPEYPVGTIATRPGLLFANTSELFMDLHGVEGHAAFPHRTKDMTIAAASLLMQLQTIVSRSINPLDSAVVTIGKMTSGTVQNIISGHARLEGTIRTMDAKTMQTVKNRIEALSRATEIAFECKVEIDYGSGYYQVFNTPDITSEFLSFAKLDESTVSILCDAAMTGEDFGFFLQEIPGLLFWAGIDSSYGLHNAKLNPDEKVIDYLVPFAESYIRSL, via the coding sequence ATGAAAACTCTTCAACAAATACGACGTGAATTACATCAAATTCCTGAGATAGGTTTTCAAGAATTTAAGACACAAGCCTATTTATTAGAAGAAATTCATGCGCTAAATCAACAACGTTTAACAATTGTGAAGTGGAGAACAGGCATTGTGGTCCATGTTAAAGGTCTAAATCCAAAGAAAACGATTGGATGGAGAACGGATATGGATGGTCTTCCAATAAGTGAACAGACCTCTCTATCTTTTCAATCAACCCATGAAGGGTATATGCATGCATGTGGACATGATATACATATGACAGTCGCACTAGGACTGTTACGACAAATTAATAAAGCACCAATTAACGATTCAATGGTTTTCCTTTTCCAACCTGCTGAAGAAGGTCCAGGTGGAGCACTGCCAATGCGCGAGTGGTTAAAAGAACACCATCAAGATTTACTACCGGATGTGATTTTAGCTTTCCATGTCGCTCCGGAGTATCCTGTTGGCACTATTGCAACTCGTCCCGGCTTATTGTTTGCGAATACGTCAGAATTATTTATGGATCTTCATGGTGTTGAAGGACATGCGGCATTTCCACACCGAACAAAAGATATGACAATAGCTGCTGCTAGTCTTTTGATGCAACTTCAAACTATTGTTAGTCGCTCCATCAATCCTCTTGATTCAGCAGTAGTGACGATTGGTAAGATGACTTCTGGGACGGTTCAAAATATTATTTCAGGTCACGCAAGATTAGAAGGAACGATCCGTACGATGGATGCGAAAACGATGCAAACGGTGAAAAATAGAATTGAAGCATTGAGTAGAGCGACCGAAATTGCTTTTGAATGTAAAGTTGAAATTGACTATGGTTCAGGATATTATCAAGTTTTCAACACTCCAGATATTACATCAGAGTTTTTGTCGTTTGCTAAGCTAGATGAATCAACAGTTTCTATACTATGTGATGCGGCGATGACAGGTGAAGACTTCGGATTCTTCTTACAAGAAATTCCAGGCTTGTTATTTTGGGCGGGTATTGATTCTTCATATGGTTTACACAACGCCAAGCTCAATCCAGATGAAAAAGTGATTGATTATCTCGTCCCTTTTGCAGAATCATATATACGCTCTCTTTAA
- the dapD gene encoding 2,3,4,5-tetrahydropyridine-2,6-dicarboxylate N-acetyltransferase — translation MKQMDAYEIISYIQHAKKSTPVKVYVNGKDLKEISFGENTKVFGEGNSLVLFGEWSEIEPALATYKDRITDMVVENDCRNSAIPLVDLKGINSRIEPGAFIRDQVEIGNNCIIMMGAVINIGAVIGDGTMIDMGAILGGRATVGKNCHIGAGAVLAGVIEPPSAMPVIVEDDVLIGANAVVLEGVKIGKGSVVAAGAIVTKDVPPYTVVAGMPAKVIKEIDDKTKSKTEIMHELRQL, via the coding sequence ATGAAACAAATGGATGCATACGAAATTATTTCTTATATTCAACACGCTAAAAAATCAACACCTGTAAAGGTTTATGTAAATGGTAAAGACTTAAAAGAGATATCTTTCGGTGAAAATACAAAAGTGTTTGGAGAAGGAAATTCACTTGTGTTATTCGGTGAATGGTCTGAAATTGAACCAGCTTTAGCTACGTATAAAGATAGAATTACGGACATGGTCGTTGAAAATGATTGTCGTAACTCTGCGATTCCATTAGTAGATTTAAAAGGGATTAACTCTCGTATAGAACCAGGTGCTTTTATTCGTGACCAAGTAGAAATAGGTAATAACTGTATTATTATGATGGGTGCTGTTATTAATATTGGAGCGGTAATTGGCGACGGAACGATGATTGATATGGGTGCTATTTTAGGAGGACGAGCTACAGTCGGTAAAAACTGTCACATCGGTGCAGGCGCCGTGCTAGCAGGTGTGATTGAGCCTCCTTCAGCTATGCCAGTAATAGTGGAAGACGATGTTCTTATTGGTGCCAACGCTGTAGTTTTAGAAGGTGTGAAAATTGGAAAAGGTTCAGTTGTTGCAGCCGGCGCGATTGTTACAAAAGATGTTCCTCCTTATACGGTAGTTGCTGGAATGCCAGCTAAAGTTATTAAAGAAATTGATGATAAAACGAAATCGAAAACTGAAATTATGCACGAACTTCGTCAATTGTAG
- a CDS encoding LysR family transcriptional regulator, with protein sequence MTTNESQIIKILSEERNMRKAAERLFLSQPALSQRLQSIEKEWGAQLFLRSQKGLTATPAGEIVIQFAIDSIAKQEEIFEIIHSLTSKVHGTLKIACASIVGQNWLPMVLKDFVTKYPEAKISLITGWSSEIVKALYDGEAHIGIVRGHTEWKGTKIHLFRDTLYLVDQELKEVQDVLSTDRPFIQFKSDSNYYQEIQAWWQRHFSSSPRRQITVDQIETCKQMALNGIGYAILPSITLNGLEKVNKIALTNRAEEFELTRDTWLIGYDSAFKLRQVEAFVDVVQEHAKKLHDYSD encoded by the coding sequence GTGACAACAAATGAATCACAAATCATTAAAATTCTTTCAGAAGAACGCAATATGAGAAAAGCTGCGGAACGACTTTTCCTGTCTCAACCTGCACTATCCCAACGTCTTCAATCAATTGAAAAAGAATGGGGTGCACAGCTATTTCTCCGATCTCAAAAAGGACTTACAGCTACTCCTGCTGGTGAAATTGTGATCCAATTTGCTATTGATAGCATTGCTAAGCAAGAAGAAATTTTTGAAATCATTCATTCATTAACCTCAAAGGTTCATGGAACATTGAAAATTGCTTGCGCTTCTATTGTTGGCCAAAATTGGTTGCCTATGGTATTAAAAGATTTTGTCACGAAGTACCCTGAAGCAAAGATTTCTCTAATTACAGGATGGAGCTCAGAAATTGTCAAAGCCCTTTACGATGGAGAAGCACATATTGGGATTGTCAGAGGCCATACAGAGTGGAAAGGTACAAAAATTCACTTATTTCGTGATACTCTTTATTTAGTAGACCAAGAATTGAAAGAAGTTCAAGATGTGTTGTCAACTGACCGACCTTTTATTCAATTTAAAAGTGACTCAAACTATTACCAAGAAATTCAAGCATGGTGGCAAAGGCATTTTTCTTCAAGTCCAAGGCGTCAAATAACAGTAGATCAAATTGAGACATGCAAACAAATGGCGTTAAATGGAATTGGTTATGCGATATTACCTTCAATTACACTAAATGGGTTAGAAAAAGTTAATAAAATTGCCTTAACCAATCGAGCAGAAGAATTTGAATTGACGCGTGATACTTGGTTAATAGGCTATGACTCAGCCTTTAAATTACGACAAGTAGAGGCTTTTGTTGATGTTGTGCAAGAACATGCAAAAAAACTGCATGATTATTCAGATTAA
- the cbpB gene encoding cyclic-di-AMP-binding protein CbpB, whose translation MISVTSRDFFEMHIEEFIISSEKVAHVQVGNSAEHALLVLTKTGYSSIPVLDSKYRLKGLVSTSMITDAILGLDHIEYERLPDIKVDVVMHSPVPSIHINEKFKKGLDLLINHPFLCVVDDEETFLGILTRRVVLKQLKKHMYQNN comes from the coding sequence ATGATTTCGGTTACAAGCAGAGATTTTTTTGAAATGCATATCGAAGAATTCATTATCTCATCAGAAAAAGTTGCACATGTGCAAGTAGGAAATAGTGCAGAACATGCCCTCTTAGTATTAACCAAAACAGGATATTCATCTATCCCGGTATTAGACTCTAAATATCGTTTAAAAGGGTTAGTTAGCACCTCAATGATTACTGATGCCATATTAGGATTAGATCACATTGAGTATGAACGTTTGCCAGATATAAAAGTCGACGTTGTGATGCATTCACCTGTCCCTTCCATTCATATTAACGAAAAGTTTAAAAAAGGATTAGACCTTTTAATCAATCATCCTTTTTTATGCGTAGTAGATGATGAGGAAACATTCTTAGGTATATTAACGAGACGAGTAGTATTAAAACAACTAAAAAAACATATGTATCAAAATAATTAG
- the fadH gene encoding 2,4-dienoyl-CoA reductase, producing the protein MLLKDKTIIITGGSSGMGFYMAKRFVEEGANVVITGRDLERLETAQKAISHDFSHVGIFQMDVREPEHVKAMVQYADELFGRIDGLVNNAAGNFIVHAEKLSPNGWKSVIDIVLNGTFYCSQAVGNYWIEKESKGSILNMLATYAWNAGAGVAHSAAAKAGVMSLTRTLAVEWGTQYGIRVNGIAPGPIERTGGAEKLWESEEAAARTLKSVPLGRLGRPEEIADLAAFMLSEKGAYMNGEIVTMDGGQWLNKFPF; encoded by the coding sequence ATGTTATTAAAAGATAAAACAATTATTATTACTGGCGGATCAAGTGGAATGGGTTTTTACATGGCGAAACGCTTTGTAGAAGAAGGAGCAAACGTTGTCATAACTGGACGTGATTTAGAACGTTTGGAAACTGCTCAAAAAGCAATTTCTCATGATTTTAGTCACGTAGGCATTTTTCAAATGGATGTCCGTGAACCAGAGCATGTAAAGGCAATGGTTCAATATGCAGACGAGCTGTTTGGAAGAATTGATGGACTTGTTAACAATGCTGCAGGTAACTTCATTGTCCATGCTGAAAAACTATCACCAAATGGATGGAAGTCAGTAATTGACATTGTTTTAAATGGAACGTTTTATTGTTCACAAGCAGTCGGAAACTACTGGATTGAAAAAGAGTCAAAAGGATCTATCCTAAATATGTTAGCAACGTATGCGTGGAATGCAGGAGCAGGTGTTGCTCACTCTGCTGCTGCGAAGGCAGGCGTAATGTCATTAACGCGAACGTTAGCGGTTGAATGGGGAACTCAGTACGGCATTCGCGTAAACGGGATAGCACCGGGACCTATTGAACGAACTGGTGGAGCTGAAAAACTGTGGGAATCTGAAGAGGCAGCTGCACGAACACTTAAATCTGTACCACTTGGTCGACTTGGACGTCCTGAAGAAATTGCAGATCTTGCTGCATTTATGCTTTCAGAAAAAGGAGCTTACATGAATGGTGAAATTGTCACAATGGATGGCGGTCAGTGGTTAAATAAATTCCCATTTTAA
- a CDS encoding RNA degradosome polyphosphate kinase: MTERPSLLDIDKPEYYNNRELSWLAFNERVLQEAEDERNPLAERLKFLAIFSSNLDEFFMVRVAGIQDQVRVEFQKPENKAGLTPKEQLKKISHKTRELVKRQSRVYQQLVYKQLKNENVQVLTMAELSKSQKNFTQLFFEEHVFPVLTPVAVDAYRPFPTLLSKTMNIIVILEQKVEEEIQEKVAIVQVPSVLTRMIKVPSKSKGDSFIYLEDLIINQIKTLFYGYSVKSVNTFRMTRNADLTIHEEGARDLLVEIEKELKKRKWGSASRLEVRVNEIDQEVLNYLLNVLDIHHEDVYKMECPIDLTFLFSFVSEIKVSREKLLFENFIPQPPFDLKSDENLFEKALQQDLFFHHPYESFAPILEFVSEAADDPNVLAIKQTLYRVSGNSPMIHALKRAAENGKQVTVLVELKARFDEEKNVHWAKELEQAGCLVIYGMHNLKTHSKITLVVRKRNDRIERFVHLGTGNYNDQTAKVYTDMGIITTKKKFGIDATNFFNYLSGYTEKPIFNHLVVAPFDIRDEFIKLIDQEIAFHQKHGNGYIRAKMNSLTDKELIMKMYEASIVGVKIDLIIRGICCLRPRIKNVSENIRVISIVGRFLEHSRIYWFHHNEENLVFLSSADMMTRNMIKRVEILFPILDSDIKERIMNLILLQMKDTAKSREQDENGEYLYHFPKNNENMINSQEELLKLAYRVSKDEE; the protein is encoded by the coding sequence ATGACTGAGCGACCTTCTTTGCTTGATATTGATAAACCTGAGTACTATAACAATCGTGAACTTAGTTGGCTAGCTTTTAATGAACGTGTACTACAAGAAGCAGAAGATGAACGAAATCCATTAGCGGAACGGTTGAAGTTTTTAGCGATTTTCAGTTCGAATTTGGATGAATTTTTCATGGTGCGCGTAGCTGGAATTCAAGATCAAGTAAGAGTGGAATTTCAAAAACCTGAAAACAAAGCAGGGCTTACACCAAAAGAACAGCTAAAAAAAATAAGTCATAAAACACGAGAGTTAGTCAAAAGACAGTCACGAGTTTATCAGCAACTCGTATATAAACAATTAAAAAACGAAAATGTTCAAGTATTAACAATGGCAGAGTTATCAAAATCACAAAAAAACTTTACCCAACTATTCTTTGAAGAACATGTCTTTCCAGTTTTAACACCAGTAGCTGTAGATGCATATCGACCTTTTCCAACTCTGTTAAGTAAAACAATGAATATTATTGTTATTCTAGAACAAAAAGTTGAAGAAGAAATTCAAGAAAAAGTGGCAATAGTTCAAGTACCCTCTGTTTTAACACGAATGATTAAAGTCCCTTCTAAAAGCAAAGGTGATTCGTTTATTTATTTGGAAGACTTAATTATTAACCAAATAAAAACGTTATTTTATGGCTATTCAGTGAAATCAGTCAATACTTTTAGAATGACTCGAAATGCAGATTTAACCATACATGAAGAAGGTGCAAGAGACTTACTAGTAGAAATTGAAAAAGAGTTAAAAAAAAGAAAGTGGGGCTCAGCAAGTCGTTTAGAAGTTCGAGTAAATGAAATTGATCAAGAAGTACTAAATTATTTATTGAATGTACTTGATATACATCATGAGGATGTATATAAGATGGAATGTCCAATAGATCTGACATTTTTATTTTCTTTTGTTAGTGAAATAAAAGTTAGTCGAGAAAAGCTATTGTTTGAAAATTTTATTCCTCAACCGCCTTTTGATTTAAAATCAGATGAAAATTTATTTGAAAAAGCTTTACAACAAGATTTATTTTTCCACCATCCTTATGAATCATTTGCACCGATATTGGAATTTGTCTCTGAAGCTGCAGACGATCCAAACGTACTTGCAATTAAACAGACTTTATATCGAGTAAGTGGGAATTCTCCAATGATTCATGCATTAAAAAGGGCAGCAGAGAATGGAAAACAAGTGACGGTATTAGTGGAACTAAAAGCAAGATTTGATGAAGAAAAAAACGTCCATTGGGCAAAAGAATTGGAACAAGCTGGTTGCCTTGTAATTTATGGCATGCACAATTTAAAGACACATTCCAAAATCACATTAGTTGTTAGGAAACGAAACGACCGTATTGAAAGATTTGTCCATTTAGGGACAGGGAATTATAATGACCAAACGGCAAAAGTCTATACAGATATGGGTATTATTACAACAAAAAAGAAGTTTGGCATAGATGCTACAAATTTCTTTAATTATTTAAGTGGCTATACAGAAAAGCCGATTTTTAATCATTTAGTTGTGGCTCCTTTTGATATTAGAGATGAATTTATTAAATTGATAGATCAAGAAATTGCTTTTCATCAAAAGCACGGAAACGGATACATACGTGCAAAAATGAATTCTTTAACAGATAAAGAATTAATCATGAAAATGTACGAGGCTTCAATTGTAGGAGTAAAAATTGATTTAATTATTCGAGGAATATGTTGTTTACGTCCACGAATTAAAAACGTAAGTGAAAACATTCGTGTTATTAGCATTGTAGGTCGTTTCTTAGAACATTCTAGGATCTACTGGTTCCATCATAATGAAGAGAACCTTGTTTTTCTTTCATCAGCAGATATGATGACTAGAAATATGATTAAACGAGTTGAGATTCTTTTTCCCATATTAGATTCGGATATAAAAGAACGAATTATGAACCTTATTTTACTCCAAATGAAAGATACTGCGAAATCAAGAGAGCAAGATGAAAACGGAGAATATCTTTATCATTTCCCTAAAAATAATGAGAATATGATAAACAGTCAAGAAGAATTACTAAAGTTAGCTTATCGAGTTTCTAAGGATGAAGAATAA
- a CDS encoding Ppx/GppA family phosphatase encodes MKKKTAIIDIGSNTIRLVIYSYDQKRGLREFENIKIVARLRTYIQKNGEMSEEGIQLLEEILKSFRQMLKDYNVQDVLATATAAIRQATNQVVIVNRMKEQTDFEIDVLTGEEEAYFGFLAVAHSVPNESAVTIDIGGGSTEITYFVNKKLQKTHSFPFGVVTLQQQFMKEDKITFIEKKQLALFAEAQFRSLPWLSGLNLPVIGIGGSARNIAQIDQQRKQYPISSVHQYKMKVHDVNILSDTLSDLSFSDLKKIDGLSSDRADIILPALEVFRALMKVVEANEFMFSGKGLREGIMLNRVLYTNPEALDKNKVFEHSCDALAAEYEINQQEAKHLQFLAQKIYLACSKNKMIQESPGSLQLLKRAAALFYLGEYIDAESASQHTFYILSNRSIDGLDHLNRVKLALVASYKNKENFKRYAAPFEQWIDKNELKHLRDLGAILKFAYGLNGSKRSIVNDVLMESSKDGVKLKIYVDGNAMAEEYQAGKQKKHLERLCKCEVNIQFIVKDGESYD; translated from the coding sequence ATGAAAAAAAAGACAGCTATTATAGATATAGGATCTAATACAATTCGCTTAGTAATCTATTCTTATGATCAAAAAAGAGGACTTCGAGAATTTGAAAATATAAAGATAGTGGCACGATTACGTACATATATTCAAAAAAATGGAGAAATGTCTGAAGAAGGTATTCAACTTTTAGAAGAAATCTTAAAGTCATTTAGACAAATGCTAAAAGATTATAATGTACAAGACGTACTTGCAACGGCAACAGCAGCAATACGACAAGCAACTAATCAAGTTGTAATTGTTAACCGTATGAAAGAACAAACTGATTTTGAAATCGATGTATTAACTGGAGAAGAAGAGGCGTATTTTGGTTTTTTAGCAGTCGCACATTCTGTTCCAAATGAGTCAGCCGTTACGATAGATATAGGTGGAGGAAGCACGGAAATAACTTATTTTGTCAATAAAAAATTGCAAAAAACACATAGTTTCCCTTTTGGCGTTGTTACTCTTCAACAACAATTTATGAAGGAAGATAAAATAACATTCATTGAAAAAAAACAATTAGCATTGTTTGCAGAAGCTCAATTTCGTTCGCTTCCTTGGCTTAGTGGCCTGAATTTGCCCGTTATCGGTATTGGTGGTAGTGCACGAAATATCGCGCAAATTGATCAACAACGAAAACAATACCCAATTTCAAGTGTACATCAATATAAAATGAAAGTGCATGATGTAAATATATTAAGCGATACATTGTCTGACTTATCATTTTCCGATTTGAAAAAAATTGACGGCTTATCTAGTGACCGAGCGGATATTATTCTACCAGCACTTGAAGTATTCCGAGCATTAATGAAGGTGGTCGAAGCTAATGAGTTCATGTTCAGTGGTAAAGGGTTGAGAGAAGGTATCATGTTAAACCGTGTTTTATATACGAATCCAGAAGCGCTAGATAAGAATAAGGTTTTTGAGCATAGCTGTGATGCTTTAGCGGCAGAATATGAAATAAATCAACAAGAGGCTAAACATCTCCAATTTTTAGCGCAAAAAATTTATCTAGCATGCTCTAAGAATAAAATGATTCAAGAGTCTCCAGGTAGCTTACAATTACTAAAAAGAGCAGCAGCATTGTTTTATTTAGGAGAATATATTGACGCAGAATCTGCAAGTCAACATACATTTTATATTTTATCAAATCGCTCTATTGATGGTTTAGATCATTTAAATCGAGTGAAATTGGCACTAGTAGCTTCTTATAAAAATAAAGAAAATTTTAAGCGTTACGCTGCTCCATTTGAACAATGGATTGATAAAAATGAGTTAAAACATTTGCGCGATTTGGGAGCTATTTTGAAATTTGCTTATGGTTTAAATGGTTCAAAACGTTCTATTGTTAACGATGTCTTAATGGAATCTTCTAAAGATGGTGTAAAGTTGAAGATATATGTTGATGGAAATGCAATGGCCGAAGAATATCAAGCGGGCAAACAAAAGAAACACCTAGAACGATTATGTAAATGTGAAGTCAACATACAATTTATTGTAAAGGATGGAGAATCTTATGACTGA
- a CDS encoding YkyB family protein, whose translation MKPIKTDEQLASAIYSVNRHAKTATDNKYLYELKRLTIEKMIETGRAKKLGLHFVEKPRYSQQQSSVLIQCADYYFHLLPKKEDFQNLTHLGHLDENYRNPQRRMSLNMAKQLLSEYTGLHPSIVKRNPSLASTSKAKTQPIKKKSYTFGSTYLD comes from the coding sequence ATGAAACCAATTAAAACTGATGAACAACTTGCTTCAGCTATATATTCAGTTAATCGTCATGCTAAAACAGCTACAGATAACAAATATCTTTATGAATTAAAAAGGCTCACTATTGAAAAGATGATTGAAACCGGACGTGCCAAAAAATTGGGATTACACTTTGTAGAAAAACCTCGATATAGTCAACAACAATCTTCTGTATTAATTCAATGTGCTGATTATTATTTTCATTTACTGCCCAAAAAAGAAGATTTTCAAAACCTTACTCATTTAGGTCATTTAGATGAAAACTACCGTAATCCACAAAGAAGAATGAGTTTAAATATGGCTAAACAATTATTAAGTGAGTATACAGGCCTACACCCATCTATCGTAAAGAGGAACCCCTCACTTGCTTCCACTTCAAAGGCCAAAACACAGCCAATAAAAAAGAAATCTTATACTTTTGGTAGCACATATTTAGATTAA
- a CDS encoding MFS transporter — protein sequence MDNQETAPRSPLALYLALPILSWAFYDFANTIFSSNINTIFFPFYTDEIIGTSEARQQVASTFVSYANAVASFFLVIFSPLFGVWIDRTGYKKRFIVWFTSISIIATFMMGVFGGIQTDALMWGVPLSYALVVISFVIAKFFFNSSLVFYDSMMSDLGTKQEMPLISGFGVAVGYIGTIVGLLVYLLVSEGEFHKAFIPTAILYLLFSLPLFFINKDTPIPKNKRVKGSFFDGYKEIIKTIKDMKSNKPVFTFMVAYFFINDAIATTIAMMAIYATVIVGFSSGQFIILYLVSTISTVIGSFAFGYITKKIGAKNSVTIVAVLMIVSLFVAVFAVEQWMFWIAGSMFGVSLGSMWVTSRTLIIELTPDDKRGQFFGLFAFSGKVSSIIGPAIYGTITYQLQDYGPLASRIALSTLIVMTVIGLIIHLRVKQDLSKVSSV from the coding sequence GTGGACAATCAAGAAACTGCTCCTCGGAGTCCATTGGCTCTTTATTTAGCATTACCGATTTTATCTTGGGCTTTTTATGACTTTGCAAATACGATTTTTTCGTCCAATATCAACACTATATTTTTCCCGTTTTACACAGATGAAATTATTGGAACAAGCGAAGCAAGACAACAAGTAGCAAGTACGTTTGTATCATATGCTAATGCAGTTGCCAGTTTTTTCTTAGTTATTTTTTCTCCATTGTTTGGTGTGTGGATTGACCGGACAGGTTACAAAAAACGATTCATTGTATGGTTTACATCCATTTCAATCATCGCAACTTTTATGATGGGGGTTTTTGGAGGTATTCAAACGGATGCACTTATGTGGGGAGTACCACTGTCTTATGCATTGGTCGTTATAAGTTTCGTTATAGCAAAATTCTTTTTCAACTCAAGTCTTGTTTTTTATGACTCGATGATGAGTGATTTAGGAACAAAGCAAGAAATGCCTTTGATCTCAGGATTCGGAGTGGCAGTCGGCTATATAGGGACGATTGTTGGATTGCTTGTTTATTTACTAGTCAGTGAGGGTGAATTTCACAAAGCATTTATTCCAACCGCCATATTATATTTATTGTTTTCATTACCATTATTTTTTATTAATAAAGATACACCCATACCTAAAAATAAACGAGTAAAAGGATCATTCTTTGACGGTTATAAAGAAATCATTAAAACGATTAAGGACATGAAATCAAACAAACCCGTCTTTACTTTTATGGTTGCTTATTTTTTTATTAACGATGCAATCGCAACAACAATTGCCATGATGGCAATTTACGCAACGGTGATTGTCGGCTTTTCATCCGGACAATTCATTATTTTATACCTTGTGTCTACGATATCCACCGTAATTGGATCTTTTGCATTTGGTTATATTACAAAAAAGATTGGAGCCAAAAATTCTGTAACGATTGTCGCTGTTTTAATGATTGTTTCATTATTTGTTGCAGTTTTTGCTGTAGAACAGTGGATGTTCTGGATAGCAGGCAGTATGTTCGGCGTATCTCTGGGCTCGATGTGGGTTACATCGCGTACATTAATTATTGAATTAACACCAGATGACAAGAGAGGTCAATTCTTTGGTTTGTTTGCATTCTCTGGTAAAGTTTCTTCAATCATTGGACCAGCAATTTACGGGACTATAACGTATCAATTACAAGATTATGGACCACTTGCAAGTAGAATTGCATTATCCACATTGATTGTAATGACCGTCATAGGACTAATCATTCATTTACGTGTAAAGCAAGATTTATCAAAAGTCAGTTCTGTTTAG
- a CDS encoding NAD(P)-dependent oxidoreductase, which yields MRVHMIEKKHIGFIGTGVMGKSIVKHLLSSGHKVSIFTRTKEKAQDLIDMGAKWAQSPGEVASQVDVVFIMVGYPSDVEEVFYSEQGIFANGKSGLIVVDLTTSKPTLAIELYEKALTYGMSLLDAPVSGGDVGAKLGKLSIMVGGDKEVFDSISPLFKLFGEHIVYQGNAGAGQHTKMANQIAIASNMIAVCEAITYAKKAKLNPETVLQSISMGAAGSWSLSNLAPRMLKDDFEPGFYIKHFIKDMGIALDEAKTMGLQLPGLEMAYSMYQNLAEQGFENEGTQSLIKAYNK from the coding sequence ATGAGGGTACATATGATTGAAAAAAAACATATAGGCTTTATAGGTACAGGAGTTATGGGTAAAAGTATTGTAAAACATTTATTATCTTCTGGGCATAAAGTTTCAATTTTTACACGTACAAAAGAAAAAGCGCAAGATTTAATTGATATGGGTGCAAAGTGGGCTCAATCCCCAGGTGAAGTCGCATCACAAGTTGACGTGGTTTTTATTATGGTTGGTTATCCATCCGATGTTGAAGAAGTTTTTTACAGTGAACAAGGAATATTTGCAAACGGGAAGTCAGGATTAATTGTCGTTGATTTGACTACATCTAAACCTACCCTTGCTATTGAACTTTATGAAAAAGCATTAACATATGGTATGAGTTTACTTGATGCACCCGTCTCAGGTGGAGATGTTGGAGCAAAATTAGGGAAATTATCTATTATGGTCGGTGGCGATAAAGAAGTCTTCGATTCTATTTCCCCTTTGTTTAAGCTATTCGGAGAGCATATTGTTTATCAGGGTAATGCAGGAGCAGGCCAACATACCAAAATGGCTAATCAAATTGCCATTGCCTCTAATATGATTGCAGTATGTGAAGCAATCACATATGCTAAAAAAGCAAAGCTAAATCCAGAAACGGTCTTACAGTCAATTTCAATGGGGGCTGCTGGATCTTGGTCCTTATCAAATCTGGCACCTCGTATGTTAAAAGATGATTTTGAACCAGGATTTTATATAAAGCACTTCATTAAAGATATGGGTATTGCATTGGATGAAGCTAAAACTATGGGTCTCCAATTGCCAGGTTTAGAAATGGCTTACTCAATGTATCAAAATTTAGCAGAACAAGGATTTGAAAATGAAGGTACACAAAGTTTAATAAAAGCTTACAACAAATAG
- a CDS encoding aspartyl-phosphate phosphatase Spo0E family protein — protein sequence MPKLILEELEHTREKMIQSALENGFGNVNTIHLSEKLDQLLNAYHLKISL from the coding sequence GTGCCAAAATTAATTCTTGAGGAATTAGAACATACGAGAGAGAAAATGATTCAATCCGCGCTTGAAAATGGTTTTGGAAACGTTAACACTATCCATCTTAGTGAAAAGCTGGATCAACTATTAAATGCATATCATTTGAAAATCTCCCTATAA